ACAGAATGTTTTTATTTGTTGGTCCGCTGCTTTCTACAGTCGGCCCTCGACACAGCCTGACAGTTACTGTAGACCCTCGACACAGCCTGACAGTTACTGTAGACCCTCCACACAGCCTGACAGTTACTGTAGACCCTCGACACAGCCTGACAGTTACTGTAGACCCTCGACACAGCCAGACAGTTACTGTAGACCCTCGACACAGCCAGACAGTTACTGTTGACCCTCGACACAGCCAGACAGTAACTGTAGACCCTCGACACAGCCTGACAGTTACTGTAGACCCTCGACACAGCCAGACAGTTACTGTAGACCCTCGACACAGCCTGACAGTTACTGTAGACCCTCGACACAGCCTGACAGTTACTGTAGACCCTCGACACAGCTAGACAGTTACTGTAGACCCTCGACACAGCTAGACAGTAACTGTAGACCCTCGACACAGCCTGACAGTTACTGTAGACCCTCGACACAGCCTGACAGTTACTGTAGACCCTCGACACAGCCTGACAGTTACTGTAGACCCTCGACACAGCCAGACAGTTACTGTAGACCCTCGACACAGCCAGACAGTAACTGTAGACCCTCGACACAGCCTGACAGTTACTGTAGACCCTCGACACAGCCTGACAGTTACTGTAGACCCTCGACACAGCCTGACAGCTACTGTAGACCCTCGACACAGCCAGACAGTTACTGTAGACCCTCGACACAGCCAGACAGTAACTGTAGACCCTCGACACAGCCTGACAGTTACTGTAGACCCTCGACACAGCCTGACAGTTACTGTAGACCCTCGACACAGCCTGACAGTTACTGTAGACCCTCGACATAGCCTGACAGTTACTGAAGACCCTCGACACAGCCTGACAGTTACTGTAGACCCTCGACACAGCCTGACAGTTCCTGTAGACCCTCGACACAGCCTGACAGTTACTGTAGACCCTCGACACAGCCTGACAGTTACTGTAGACCCTCGACAAAGCCAGACAGTTACTGTAGACCCTCGACACAGCCTGACAGTTACTGTAGACCCTCGACAAAGCCAGACAGTTACTGTAGACCCTTGTTCTTTTGAAATATATTTTAATCATTTCCGCTGTTTCCACCTCGTCAATCcgtctaagtattttatatgtctgtatcatgcctcctctctctctctcctcctttctaacgtcgtccggtttagttccttcagtcagtCTTCGTACCTAATCCCTTGCAGCTCTCgattaagacactcgcctggcgtttcgcgagcgctttgtcctgggttcggatcctggtcggggaggatttactgggggtCAAtacttaactgtagcttctgtttacGCAACACTAAAATGGGTAcctagttgttaaacgattttgcGGGGTCGTATTCTGGAGAACATagtattaaggacttgcctgaaacgctacgtgtactagtggctgtataagaatgtaataactgctgtatatatgtgtatatatatatatatatatatatatatatatatatatatatatatatatatatatgcgaacaagcctgaatggtccccaggacatatgcaactgaaaactcacaccccagaagtgactcgaacccatactcccagaagcaacgcaactggtatgtacaagacgccttaatccacttgaccatcacgaccggacataatgaggtgatagccgaggctatttgaaccaccccaccgccggcactcggatagttatcttgggcatagcattttaccaaatcacctcattctttggggcacacgtgaggaacacaaatgcgaacaagcctgaatggtccccaggacatatgcaactgaaaactcacaccccagaagtgactcgaacccatactcccagaagcaacgcaactggtatgtacaagacgccttaatccacttgaccatcacgaccggacataatgaggtgatagccgaggctatttgaaccaccccaccgccggcactcggatagttatcttgggcatagcattttaccaaatcacctcattctttggggcacacgtgaggaacacaaatgcgaacaagcctgaatggtccccaggacatatgcaactgaaaactcacaccccagaagtgactcgaacccatactcccagaagcaacgcaactggtatgtacaagacgccttaatccacttgaccatcacgaccggacataatgaggtgatagccgaggctatttgaaccaccccaccgccggcactcggatagttatcttgggcatagcattttaccaaatcacctcattcttgtacataccagttgcgttgtactTGTACATACAAGTACATACCAGTCTTGTAcataggcgtcttgtacataccagttgcgttgcttctgggagtatgggttcgagtcacttctggggtgtgagttttcagttatatatatatatatatatatatatatatatatgttgtacctagtagccagaatgcacttctcggcctcctatgcaaggcccgattttcctaataggccgagtgattttctatattttcaacaaattgtttccaattggtttatttgaattattatcaatatattatattaagaacataaattattgacaaagttatgttatattaggttaggttaagataggttaggttgggttaggtagggttggttaggttacgacATATATCTACCTTAGTTGTAACTCAAATGAAAAAATAATGAACTCATACGTAATAAAATgcatagctctatcatttcataagaaaaaaatagaaaaatatatgaattcaagaaatcttggcttatttggcttggctcaaagactttagtttatacacacacaactataactgaccagagtttaaaacagcttcgattttatacctgcatttgggtgaggtgatatgttacaacagttttggatgaggtgaaaacaaactttcaacacaagacagaacacgaaacaatgggtataatattttgtaagttaaagggaagaatggaagtaactgcaaagggcctattggcccatatttcttgatgcttctatattggtgcggagtcttgaagtgggcagaatatagttgtgcattaattggctgttgattgctggtgttgacttcttaatgtgtagtgcctcgcagatatctagccgcctgctatttaTCTGTATCGCTGTATCcatatattatcaggtttatgttttggttaggagtagtgctttttactcctttacggattatttctttcattattctttcctcttttatatgttcactgtgcatggttgatttgtaatataattttattagagatattgtggtttctgttctaggttctggattataccatcggtccaagtgtcttcttatagcagcgtttatttccgcgttactatatccgttgttcaccaatacctgagttactctttcaaactctctactcacgttgctccattcagagcagtgggtaagcgctcgacgaatataagcattgagaacactggctttgtatctttgggggcattcacttctaccgttcaggcataatcctatgttggtgggcttggtatatacgttggtgcttaaagaggttcctgtttttgttattagtacatccaagaatggcagactgttattttcactattttcatgtgtaaatcggagtactgactctctctctaggtgtctttttaggtcaattagttcatctgagtcttttactattacgaatatgtcatctacataacggcagtatacagttggtttttgtctgctactgaagaccctgtcttcgatggttcccatataaaaattagcaaataaaactcctaagggggagcccattgctactccatctatttgtaaatacatgtctccttgtggactgatgaaaggggcttcctttgtacatgcttcgagaagactcttcaagtgtggctcaggtatgtctaatttgggggtgctctcgtctctgtatactctgtccagtatcattcctatggttgtgtcgactgggacgttggtaaatagggattcgacgtccagggatgcgatgattccatcgggctgggtagatttgatcaattctaggaaatctgctgatgattgtagactaaacttacttggagtgtatggagttaggagttcattgagtttctttgccaggtgataagttggggttggtatttggctgattatagggcgtagtgggttacctagtttatgcgtcttaacattgccgtaggcatatcctaagccatagtctgcagtt
The DNA window shown above is from Procambarus clarkii isolate CNS0578487 chromosome 82, FALCON_Pclarkii_2.0, whole genome shotgun sequence and carries:
- the LOC138358168 gene encoding keratin-associated protein 16-1-like; the protein is MIKIYFKRTRVYSNCLALSRVYSNCQAVSRVYSNCLALSRVYSNCQAVSRVYSNCQAVSRVYRNCQAVSRVYSNCQAVSRVFSNCQAMSRVYSNCQAVSRVYSNCQAVSRVYSNCQAVSRVYSYCLAVSRVYSNCLAVSRVYSSCQAVSRVYSNCQAVSRVYSNCQAVSRVYSYCLAVSRVYSNCLAVSRVYSNCQAVSRVYSNCQAVSRVYSNCQAVSRVYSYCLAVSRVYSNCLAVSRVYSNCQAVSRVYSNCQAVSRVYSNCLAVSRVYSNCQAVSRVYSYCLAVSRVNSNCLAVSRVYSNCLAVSRVYSNCQAVSRVYSNCQAVWRVYSNCQAVSRVYSNCQAVSRADCRKQRTNK